A region of the Romboutsia hominis genome:
AACTGTATTGCTGTTTCTATTATTCTCTTTCCATACCCCTTGCCTCTATATTTTTTACATAATCCAATATCAAATAATCCCTTGTCACTTTCAATAATAATTTCTATAAATCCGATTTCATTATCTTCTTCATCTAATACTATAAAATATCTATTATTATCATTTTTACTTTTTTCTATATTTTTGTTTACAGTGTCAATATTTGTTACTGTACCATGTGGCATATCACTAAATGAATCATTATAAATATCTATATACCTTAACTTATTTTCTTCATTTAAACTTTTTAGCTTCAATAATTTATTCCTCTTACACCTATCCTTTAATACCATTTCAAAAGAATTGTATTCTATTTTAAAGTTTAGTTTATTTATCTCTTCATTAGATATTTCTTGTTTATTTATTCCTAATCTTATATCCGTCGCTCCTTTTGCTTTAGATATGTTAACAGATTCTTCTACTAGTTTTCTTATTATTTCAACTTTATCTGTTATATCCTTAGCACATTTTATTTGGTGAATATATGCACTTTTTAATATTTTTGCTACTTCTAAAACTACGCATATACTCGCCACTACTTTATTTTCCTCAAAATAAAATAATGCACCTTCACCATATTCATATATTTTTATATTAAATTTATCATCCAATTCTTCTAATAAATTAACTGAATTTTCCTTAACTTTTATGAATTTATAAACTTCATTCTTTTCTATATTACTTAAATTAGTGTATGATTTTATATATCCCATAAATTTACCCTTTTGTTTCAATTCCTCATCTTTCATTTTTAATCTATTTAACCTTATATTTATTATAAATACATTTATAACAAAGTACCATTCCTACTATCATAAATGAAGATAGTATAGCAATAACTATACCTCCTACCATAGAACCAAGTAGTGGTATCAATAAAAATGATAACCCATACGCAATCCACATAATTCCATTTGCTCTATTATATGCTTTTATATTACTTATTTCTTCTGATTTAACTATAGTCCCTGCCCAAAAGTGCATAGGAGTTTTTCTTTTAAATGAATATATTCCTATTCCTACAAAAAACAAAACTGCAGGCATCATTGATATAGCTATTACTATATCATCTTTTTGAGTATAGCTTGTTTGGCTAGACTTGAAATTATTATATTTAACCGAATTTGTGCTACTTTTTAAATTATACTTTTTTATTAATTGATTATATGTTTCTATTGTTTTATTACTATCTTTATCATTGTATATTAGAGTTTTATCGCTTGTTGTGATTTTTATATATGGTTTGCTATTACGATACACATATAACTTCCCCTTTTCATCTCTGTCTATTTGGAAAGTTCCCCTTAAATATGTTGCTGTGCTAGTACCATTTACTTTATTTCCTATAGGAATGTCATCTAATAGCTCTGCACTTTTAATATCCTTTATATATGCTATCTATTTTTATCCTTATTTTATCTTCTTCGAAGTGCATTTTATGAAGACTATGGTCCATATTTAGAAATATAATTAACCCCATAGCCATCGCTATCATTATCCCAAAGACTATCTTTTCATATTTATTAGAAATCATAATATCATCCCCTATACAAATAAAGATATATAAATCAATATATTAAAATTGACTTACATATCTTTTCTCTACATTACTTCATATATAACCCCTCTAGCTTCATATCTTCATTATAAGTGATTGTAAACTGTGCTTTACCATTATCAAATTCCACAACTTCTACTACAGTAGCTAAA
Encoded here:
- a CDS encoding GNAT family N-acetyltransferase, translating into MKDEELKQKGKFMGYIKSYTNLSNIEKNEVYKFIKVKENSVNLLEELDDKFNIKIYEYGEGALFYFEENKVVASICVVLEVAKILKSAYIHQIKCAKDITDKVEIIRKLVEESVNISKAKGATDIRLGINKQEISNEEINKLNFKIEYNSFEMVLKDRCKRNKLLKLKSLNEENKLRYIDIYNDSFSDMPHGTVTNIDTVNKNIEKSKNDNNRYFIVLDEEDNEIGFIEIIIESDKGLFDIGLCKKYRGKGYGKRIIETAIQFLAERQVKEIALIVIEQNKIAYEMYKKRGFEVSQIMGGWVIL